The following are encoded in a window of uncultured Sphaerochaeta sp. genomic DNA:
- a CDS encoding FKBP-type peptidyl-prolyl cis-trans isomerase N-terminal domain-containing protein, with product MNKPNRTKMIVTLLVMMLISTALFAAGAKEAHPDAVTVRVLSAFDQQGQRAFTVRTLENVDFVFMTNNMTESTYPIASLSRGDYLEVVVENGIASHIRYINPLVATGVLPYNISTAQATALESLEDRFSYTYGFMLIQSFANQGLFFDAGYYVKGALDGYKDSQSDSMSGYYTLEELYANVEQYQAEIWSLGLAQTDYGKSYDSIDDVRGLTKPEGIADAFSYTYGYLLALNMSGQGIYVNGDLYASGALDYACGNHLLMNEAEMQTAFIEYQAELEKEYDAWLAEVAVTNLEEAEVFLEQNKSNDGVITTASGLQYQVLTAAEGRKPTKSDTVEVNYQLQMVDGTVIESSYDRGETAHFPVDGLIDGFTEALLTMNTGSVVRTWIHPSLGYGEAGTDTILPNALLVFDIELVGIDN from the coding sequence ATGAACAAACCTAATCGAACAAAAATGATTGTGACCTTGTTGGTGATGATGCTCATCTCCACTGCACTCTTTGCAGCTGGGGCAAAAGAAGCCCATCCCGATGCAGTCACTGTGCGAGTACTTTCCGCTTTCGACCAGCAAGGCCAGAGAGCTTTTACTGTCAGGACCTTGGAAAACGTGGACTTTGTCTTCATGACAAACAATATGACAGAGTCAACATACCCCATTGCATCGCTTTCGCGAGGTGACTACCTTGAGGTAGTGGTAGAGAATGGCATTGCCTCACATATCCGCTACATCAACCCCTTGGTTGCTACCGGTGTACTTCCCTACAACATCAGCACTGCCCAGGCGACGGCACTGGAGAGCCTTGAGGACCGTTTCAGCTACACCTATGGATTTATGTTGATACAGTCTTTTGCAAACCAGGGACTGTTCTTCGATGCAGGATACTATGTAAAGGGTGCCCTCGATGGATATAAGGACTCCCAGAGCGATTCAATGAGTGGATATTACACCCTTGAAGAGCTGTATGCCAATGTTGAGCAGTATCAGGCAGAGATCTGGAGTCTCGGTCTTGCCCAAACCGATTATGGTAAGTCCTATGACAGTATTGATGATGTAAGAGGACTGACCAAGCCAGAGGGAATTGCAGACGCCTTCAGCTATACCTATGGATACCTCTTGGCACTGAATATGTCTGGCCAAGGCATCTATGTCAATGGAGATCTCTATGCAAGCGGAGCCTTGGACTATGCATGCGGCAATCATCTTTTGATGAATGAGGCGGAAATGCAGACTGCCTTCATCGAATACCAGGCTGAACTGGAAAAAGAATACGATGCATGGCTTGCTGAAGTTGCAGTAACCAACCTTGAGGAAGCTGAGGTTTTCCTGGAGCAGAACAAGTCAAACGATGGTGTCATCACCACAGCTAGTGGCCTGCAATACCAGGTATTGACCGCTGCAGAAGGAAGGAAGCCCACCAAGAGTGATACCGTAGAGGTAAACTACCAGCTCCAAATGGTTGACGGGACTGTCATCGAGAGTTCCTATGACCGAGGGGAGACCGCTCACTTCCCTGTAGATGGATTGATCGACGGGTTCACTGAAGCATTGCTTACCATGAACACCGGAAGTGTAGTAAGGACCTGGATTCACCCAAGCCTTGGCTATGGTGAAGCAGGAACTGATACCATTCTCCCCAATGCACTGCTTGTCTTTGACATTGAGCTCGTCGGTATCGACAACTAG
- a CDS encoding nucleoside deaminase, protein MPTIIRKKPNEQDIQLLYETVRIAHQAKERGNHPFGALLADKDGKILLEQMNDYEEGGSAMHAETLLLFKASKLYDPEFLATCSLYTNAEPCVMCTGAMYWTNVKRLVFGITEEKLLELTGADEQNPTFNLPSHEVLAHGQKDMEVVGPAEDEVLIKAIVEDHLSFWVH, encoded by the coding sequence ATGCCTACCATCATAAGAAAGAAACCCAATGAACAAGATATACAGCTGTTGTATGAAACAGTCAGAATTGCCCACCAGGCGAAAGAGAGAGGAAATCATCCCTTTGGTGCCTTGTTGGCTGACAAGGATGGCAAGATCCTCCTTGAGCAGATGAACGATTACGAGGAAGGCGGTTCTGCAATGCACGCAGAGACCCTTCTGCTCTTTAAGGCCAGTAAACTGTACGACCCAGAGTTTCTTGCAACGTGCTCGCTCTATACCAATGCTGAGCCATGCGTTATGTGTACCGGAGCAATGTACTGGACCAATGTAAAAAGGCTGGTCTTTGGCATTACCGAGGAGAAACTCCTTGAGCTGACTGGAGCCGATGAGCAGAACCCCACGTTCAATCTTCCCAGCCATGAGGTTCTCGCCCATGGCCAGAAGGATATGGAAGTGGTAGGGCCTGCGGAGGACGAAGTCCTTATCAAGGCAATCGTGGAAGATCATCTCTCTTTCTGGGTGCATTGA
- a CDS encoding translation initiation factor 2 encodes MITLPYLLRSENIARIEGKQLLIGDRRVYPFEKRFERCSSIPEIASALKRMVTQGGGPLEVALTAMVFVVEQMKEGSVEKEFRELESAAAMLIASRPTNTTMKRTLLSLLDELRGDPGFIDRVAPLVEARKEAFDKLYHQLGRAGSSLIPDKAGVLTTCFAEHTFLLSLAYAKEEGKEISVFVPETRPYLQGSRLTAPSLQEIGIEVSVITDGMGATFLGTGDANLYMTAADLVCMNGTVVNKVGTLGNAIAAKHFQVPYYAFSVSPDPTKQDTSCIQMEWRSAEEVTHCMGSPTSSDGMKALYPAFDIISPDLVTGVVTGKGVLKPEEIKRNFQ; translated from the coding sequence ATGATCACCCTTCCTTACCTCCTCAGAAGTGAGAATATCGCTCGAATCGAGGGAAAGCAACTCTTGATCGGAGATAGACGGGTCTACCCGTTTGAAAAACGCTTTGAACGTTGCTCCTCCATCCCTGAGATTGCCTCTGCCCTGAAGCGGATGGTCACCCAGGGAGGGGGGCCACTGGAGGTTGCCCTCACTGCGATGGTCTTTGTCGTAGAGCAGATGAAAGAAGGTTCAGTTGAGAAGGAGTTCAGAGAACTTGAAAGTGCAGCTGCAATGCTTATCGCTTCTCGTCCAACCAATACCACAATGAAACGGACCTTGCTTTCCCTTCTCGATGAACTGCGAGGAGATCCTGGTTTCATCGATAGGGTAGCGCCTCTGGTGGAAGCCAGGAAAGAGGCTTTTGATAAGCTCTACCACCAACTTGGTAGAGCTGGAAGTTCTCTCATTCCTGATAAGGCCGGTGTACTGACCACTTGCTTTGCTGAGCATACCTTCCTGCTTTCCCTTGCATATGCAAAGGAGGAGGGAAAGGAAATCAGTGTATTTGTCCCTGAGACCAGACCGTATTTGCAGGGAAGTCGGCTTACCGCTCCCTCTCTCCAAGAGATTGGGATCGAGGTCAGTGTGATCACCGATGGGATGGGGGCAACGTTCCTTGGAACAGGAGATGCAAACCTCTACATGACCGCCGCTGACTTGGTCTGTATGAATGGGACTGTTGTGAACAAGGTGGGGACGCTGGGGAATGCCATTGCAGCAAAGCATTTCCAGGTTCCCTATTATGCCTTTTCCGTCTCCCCCGATCCTACGAAACAGGATACAAGCTGCATACAAATGGAGTGGCGCTCGGCCGAGGAGGTAACTCATTGCATGGGAAGCCCTACCTCCTCAGATGGAATGAAGGCACTCTACCCAGCCTTTGATATCATTTCTCCTGATCTGGTAACAGGGGTTGTTACGGGTAAGGGTGTACTTAAACCGGAAGAAATCAAGAGGAATTTTCAATGA
- a CDS encoding MTAP family purine nucleoside phosphorylase, which translates to MKAIIGGTGVDTLEGIDSQRKVVNTPYGDVELFVGQGKDASLVFLPRHGSDHSNPPHLINYRANIKALEMLGVTHAIGIYAVGSITEKLPPGKVGLVSDFIDLSSGRDHTFFIGGASGVVHTSMDEVFDTSLRSRILKEDESLLDAGVYICTNGPRLETPAEIRYLRHIGGDTVGMTLATEVSLLREAGISTLALAYSINWAAGVEHGQVTFITDKQIAALKGRMTELCCNVLQSSSSK; encoded by the coding sequence ATGAAAGCAATTATTGGTGGCACCGGAGTCGATACCCTGGAAGGGATCGATTCACAGCGGAAGGTAGTGAATACTCCCTACGGAGATGTTGAGTTGTTTGTAGGACAGGGCAAGGATGCTTCCTTGGTCTTTCTTCCACGACATGGATCCGATCACTCAAACCCTCCTCACCTGATCAACTATCGTGCTAACATCAAGGCGCTTGAAATGCTTGGGGTAACCCATGCAATTGGTATCTATGCAGTAGGTTCCATCACTGAGAAACTACCTCCAGGAAAGGTTGGTTTGGTCAGTGATTTTATTGACCTCTCCTCCGGGAGAGACCATACCTTCTTCATAGGAGGGGCAAGCGGGGTGGTGCACACGTCCATGGATGAGGTTTTCGACACATCGTTGAGATCTCGTATCCTCAAGGAGGATGAGTCCCTCCTGGATGCAGGGGTATACATCTGCACCAATGGTCCGAGACTGGAAACCCCAGCTGAAATTCGTTATTTGCGCCATATCGGTGGCGATACGGTAGGGATGACCTTGGCAACAGAGGTTTCCCTGCTACGTGAGGCAGGCATATCCACGCTCGCCCTTGCCTACAGCATCAACTGGGCAGCAGGGGTCGAGCATGGCCAGGTCACATTCATTACCGACAAGCAGATTGCCGCGTTGAAGGGTCGAATGACTGAACTCTGCTGTAACGTGCTTCAGTCAAGTTCCTCCAAGTGA
- the metA gene encoding homoserine O-succinyltransferase — protein sequence MPVTIPKDLPAAEVLKQENIFFMTAERAIHQDIRPLKVAILNLMPNKMRTEEQFLRLLGNTALQVEITFLTTASYKSKHTPSSYLKAFYQTFEHVKEEHFDALIITGSPVETLAFEEVAYWQELETILRWADKHVFASLFVCWAAQAALYHYYGIGKQVLGQKLSGIYRHTVQERNHPLVRGFDDQFWAPHSRHTRLDEESLVKHNDIQILATSEEAGVYLAASQNGRQVYVTGHSEYDERTLLDEYTRDRKAGLDAQLPVNYVKGDDPSGEIQVTWRGHANLLFSNWLNYHVYQNTPYHLEELD from the coding sequence ATGCCAGTGACCATCCCAAAAGACCTCCCTGCCGCTGAGGTCCTCAAACAGGAAAATATCTTTTTCATGACCGCTGAGAGGGCCATACACCAGGATATCCGCCCACTCAAGGTCGCCATCCTCAACCTTATGCCCAATAAGATGAGGACAGAGGAGCAATTTCTCCGTCTTCTCGGCAATACCGCCCTGCAGGTGGAGATTACCTTCCTCACCACAGCGAGCTATAAAAGCAAACATACCCCTTCTTCCTACCTGAAGGCCTTCTATCAGACCTTTGAGCATGTGAAGGAGGAGCACTTCGATGCTCTCATCATCACAGGGAGCCCTGTAGAGACTCTTGCATTCGAGGAAGTCGCCTACTGGCAGGAGCTGGAGACAATCCTCCGCTGGGCCGACAAGCATGTGTTTGCCTCATTGTTCGTGTGTTGGGCTGCTCAAGCAGCCCTCTACCACTACTATGGTATCGGAAAACAGGTGTTGGGCCAGAAACTCTCAGGTATCTACCGTCATACGGTACAGGAAAGGAATCATCCACTGGTTCGTGGCTTTGATGACCAATTCTGGGCACCCCATTCCAGGCATACCAGGCTCGATGAGGAGAGCCTGGTAAAACATAATGATATCCAGATACTTGCAACCAGTGAGGAAGCAGGAGTCTACCTAGCGGCAAGCCAGAATGGAAGACAGGTGTATGTCACTGGGCATAGTGAATATGACGAGAGAACACTCCTAGATGAGTATACAAGAGACCGAAAGGCAGGGCTCGATGCCCAGCTCCCGGTCAACTACGTAAAAGGAGATGATCCTTCAGGGGAAATTCAGGTTACCTGGAGAGGCCATGCTAACCTACTGTTCAGCAACTGGCTGAACTACCATGTCTACCAGAACACTCCCTATCACTTGGAGGAACTTGACTGA
- a CDS encoding O-acetylhomoserine aminocarboxypropyltransferase/cysteine synthase family protein produces the protein MKTNNSYHFETLALHAGQEKADSATGSRAVPIYQTTSYVFDNCDDAESLFNLSKAGNIYTRLGNPTQEVFENRMAQLEGGVGALAVASGSAAITLSILNLAKNQDHIVSAKTIYGGTYNLFAHTLPEWGINTTFVDTTNIADVERAIQDNTKALFVESIGNPNATLCDLKALANLAHSHKIPLVVDNTFATPYLLRPIEHGADIVVHSATKFIGGHGTSLGGVIIDSGNFDWKQSGKFPSVTEPNDSYHGLSFLDAAGKAAWITKARTVLLRDTGPCIAPLNAFLFLQGLETLPLRLERHVQNTLKVVEFLSGHPCVARVQHPSLEDNPYHTLYKHYFPKGGISIFTFDIKGIGEDAKAFIDRLEIFSLLANVADVKSLVIHPGTTTHSQLTKEELESQGISETTIRLSIGCEHIDDLLADLSQALGEGSSCQ, from the coding sequence ATGAAAACCAACAATAGCTACCATTTTGAAACCCTAGCCCTACATGCAGGACAAGAAAAAGCAGACAGCGCAACCGGATCCCGTGCAGTACCCATCTACCAAACCACCAGCTATGTCTTTGACAACTGCGATGACGCAGAATCCCTCTTCAACCTCTCCAAGGCTGGTAATATCTACACCAGACTGGGGAACCCTACCCAGGAAGTGTTTGAGAATCGAATGGCCCAACTTGAGGGCGGTGTTGGTGCTCTGGCTGTTGCCAGCGGTTCGGCTGCCATTACGCTCTCTATACTCAACCTTGCTAAAAACCAAGACCATATCGTTTCAGCGAAGACCATCTACGGAGGAACCTACAACCTGTTTGCCCATACGCTCCCTGAATGGGGCATCAACACCACCTTTGTTGATACCACCAATATCGCAGACGTGGAGAGGGCCATCCAGGACAACACCAAGGCGTTGTTTGTTGAGTCCATCGGCAACCCGAATGCCACCCTCTGTGACCTGAAGGCTTTGGCCAACCTTGCCCACAGCCATAAGATTCCTCTTGTGGTGGACAACACCTTCGCAACCCCCTATCTGCTTCGTCCCATCGAGCACGGTGCTGACATCGTGGTTCATTCTGCAACAAAGTTCATCGGCGGCCACGGGACATCCCTCGGTGGTGTCATTATTGACAGCGGAAACTTCGACTGGAAACAGAGCGGAAAGTTCCCATCGGTAACAGAACCGAACGACAGCTATCATGGATTGAGTTTCCTTGACGCAGCGGGAAAAGCTGCTTGGATCACAAAGGCACGTACCGTACTGCTCAGGGACACTGGACCGTGCATTGCCCCCCTGAATGCATTCCTGTTCCTCCAGGGGCTGGAAACCCTTCCTCTACGTCTAGAGAGGCATGTCCAGAACACACTCAAGGTGGTCGAATTCCTCTCTGGCCATCCTTGCGTTGCAAGAGTACAGCATCCCAGTCTGGAAGATAACCCATACCACACACTCTACAAGCACTACTTCCCTAAAGGTGGTATCTCTATCTTCACCTTCGATATCAAGGGAATAGGAGAGGATGCAAAGGCCTTCATAGACCGGTTGGAGATTTTCAGCCTTCTTGCCAATGTAGCAGATGTTAAGTCTCTGGTGATCCACCCTGGAACCACTACCCACTCCCAACTCACCAAGGAAGAGCTGGAGAGTCAAGGTATCTCCGAGACCACAATACGTCTTTCGATCGGCTGTGAACATATCGACGACCTGCTTGCAGACCTGTCTCAGGCACTTGGGGAGGGTTCATCATGCCAGTGA
- the putP gene encoding sodium/proline symporter PutP, whose translation MNSYQLITALAFALYLGLMLTIGFFTFRKTKSTSDYFLGGRSIGPWFTALSAEASDMSGWLLMGLPGLAYFTGLQEAFWTAVGLLVGTYLNWLLVAKRMRKYSIHAKDSITIPEFLTNRFHDKSKLLQTISSIIILVFFIVYTASGFLASAKLFTAVFGMNYYAALILGVLVILGYTLLGGYLAVVATDFLQGTLMFFALVMTGVIAVFAIGGPVHTFEQLSQFGQHFINPFATPPGTSYGFLQVLSALAWGLGYFGMPHILIRFMSIRSNHEVKTSRRIAMVWVVIAMAAALLVGVVGKIFLQPTTFDSQSAAEAVFIVSMQKIFPTFIAGFFLCAILAASMSTADSQLLVASSAFSKDVYKAVLRKDASDKETLLVSRLTVVAITIIAIFLAMDPNSSIFDVVSYAWAGFGATFGPVILASLFWRRASRNGAVAAMLGGGITVVVWKQLSGGIFDVYELLPGFIIASLCMVIFSLLEKHPDEEVFKEFDAFMATED comes from the coding sequence ATGAACAGTTATCAGCTCATCACAGCCTTGGCTTTTGCACTCTATCTGGGGCTTATGCTAACAATCGGGTTTTTCACATTCAGAAAAACAAAATCCACCAGTGACTACTTTCTCGGTGGCCGTTCAATCGGTCCATGGTTCACAGCACTCAGCGCTGAAGCGAGTGATATGTCTGGCTGGTTGCTCATGGGGCTTCCAGGCCTTGCCTACTTCACGGGGCTCCAGGAGGCGTTCTGGACCGCAGTTGGATTGCTGGTAGGAACATACCTCAACTGGTTATTGGTGGCAAAGAGAATGAGAAAATACTCCATTCACGCCAAGGATTCCATCACCATCCCTGAATTCCTCACCAACCGTTTTCATGACAAGAGCAAACTCTTGCAAACCATCAGCTCGATCATCATCCTGGTGTTCTTCATTGTCTATACAGCAAGTGGATTTCTTGCCTCCGCAAAACTGTTCACCGCTGTATTCGGTATGAATTACTATGCTGCGCTCATCTTAGGCGTACTGGTTATCCTTGGATACACGCTCCTCGGTGGATACCTGGCTGTGGTAGCAACTGACTTCCTGCAGGGAACCCTGATGTTCTTTGCCTTGGTGATGACCGGCGTGATCGCAGTATTTGCAATCGGGGGACCAGTTCATACCTTCGAACAGCTCAGCCAGTTCGGCCAGCACTTCATCAATCCATTTGCCACCCCACCAGGAACCAGCTATGGGTTCCTTCAGGTCCTCAGTGCGCTTGCCTGGGGCCTCGGATATTTCGGCATGCCACACATCCTCATTCGCTTTATGTCCATCAGGAGCAACCATGAGGTCAAGACGAGCCGAAGAATTGCCATGGTCTGGGTTGTTATTGCCATGGCAGCAGCATTGCTCGTTGGTGTGGTGGGAAAAATCTTCCTTCAGCCCACCACATTTGACTCCCAGAGTGCAGCAGAGGCCGTGTTCATTGTCAGCATGCAGAAAATATTCCCAACCTTCATCGCAGGGTTCTTTCTCTGTGCAATTCTAGCAGCAAGCATGAGTACTGCCGACAGTCAGCTCCTGGTTGCCTCTTCAGCATTCTCAAAGGATGTCTATAAGGCAGTGCTCAGGAAAGATGCCTCTGACAAGGAGACCTTGTTGGTCAGCAGACTCACCGTCGTTGCTATCACCATTATTGCCATCTTCCTGGCAATGGATCCCAATTCCTCCATCTTCGATGTAGTAAGTTACGCTTGGGCAGGCTTCGGGGCAACCTTTGGACCTGTCATTCTCGCTTCTCTTTTCTGGAGACGTGCCAGTCGCAATGGAGCTGTAGCAGCCATGCTTGGTGGTGGTATTACCGTCGTGGTCTGGAAGCAACTTTCAGGAGGCATATTCGATGTCTATGAGTTGCTCCCTGGTTTCATAATCGCTTCCCTCTGTATGGTTATTTTCAGCTTGCTTGAGAAGCATCCCGATGAAGAGGTCTTCAAAGAGTTCGATGCCTTCATGGCAACAGAAGACTAA
- a CDS encoding ABC transporter permease encodes MSHQRNTSRTSFSFSYTMLSLVIVFLFIPLFVVVFFSFNSVKGMQWESASLIWYKTLIYESPSLWAAFRNSLIIALTSSISATILGSLAAIGIKWYRFKGRSYITTVSYLPMVLPEVIIGISMLIFFSAVKIRLGLFTIFVAHTTFNLPFVFMLVSARLDEFDYSTLEAARDLGANERQTLLKVIIPSIIPAVLSGFLMCITMSLEDFVITFFVSGPGSGTLPLYVYSMIRYGVSPVINALTFVMILGTMLIAFFFRKFLKTVAASS; translated from the coding sequence ATGAGTCATCAAAGAAATACCTCCAGAACCAGCTTTTCTTTCTCCTATACCATGCTCTCCTTGGTCATTGTGTTCCTTTTCATCCCTCTGTTTGTAGTGGTCTTTTTCTCCTTCAACAGCGTAAAAGGTATGCAGTGGGAGAGTGCAAGTCTTATCTGGTACAAGACACTCATCTATGAAAGCCCCTCACTTTGGGCAGCATTCAGGAATAGTCTTATCATCGCACTCACCAGCTCCATTTCTGCCACCATACTAGGAAGCCTGGCAGCCATCGGCATTAAATGGTACCGATTCAAGGGAAGAAGCTACATTACCACGGTAAGCTACCTTCCCATGGTCCTCCCCGAGGTAATCATCGGTATTTCCATGTTGATCTTCTTCTCTGCCGTGAAGATTCGCCTCGGCTTATTCACCATCTTTGTAGCACATACCACCTTCAACCTACCCTTTGTGTTTATGTTGGTAAGTGCACGCTTGGATGAGTTTGACTACTCCACCCTGGAAGCTGCACGTGACTTGGGAGCCAATGAGCGGCAGACCCTGCTCAAGGTCATCATTCCCTCCATCATACCTGCAGTACTTTCAGGATTCCTGATGTGCATAACCATGTCACTTGAGGACTTTGTCATCACCTTCTTTGTCTCGGGTCCTGGTTCAGGAACATTGCCCCTGTATGTCTACTCAATGATCCGCTATGGCGTATCCCCGGTGATAAACGCACTCACTTTTGTCATGATTCTGGGCACCATGCTCATCGCATTCTTCTTCAGAAAGTTCCTCAAGACAGTGGCTGCCAGCAGTTAG
- a CDS encoding ABC transporter permease, producing MKRILKPRERERLLGTLYSAPMGLWFTLFFTIPISIIILYSFLKRGLYGGVEWEFSLSAYQQMFNPSFAKVLLRTVWISVVSTLLCLLIALPCGYAMAKSKHQTFLLFLIIIPFWTNSLIRIYAWISILSSEGFLNSLLKNLGLIDQSLSLIYNNQAVIVVLIYMYLPFAILPLFTTIDKFDFALLDAARDLGATKLESIIKVMIPNIKSGVSTAFIFTFIPIFGAYTVPLLVGGKDSTMIGNIIVDQVSKTRNWPLASAFSMVLTLISLIGVFWMLYSGKRELHQKKSNQQALEQNIKLHHSSRGKR from the coding sequence ATGAAACGAATTCTCAAACCAAGGGAACGGGAGCGATTGCTAGGAACGCTCTATAGCGCTCCCATGGGGCTCTGGTTCACACTATTCTTCACGATTCCCATCAGTATCATCATCCTCTACAGTTTCCTCAAGCGAGGTCTCTATGGAGGTGTTGAGTGGGAGTTCTCCCTTTCTGCCTACCAGCAGATGTTCAACCCAAGCTTTGCCAAGGTACTGCTCAGGACAGTGTGGATCAGTGTAGTCTCAACATTGCTCTGTCTTCTCATTGCCCTACCCTGTGGCTATGCGATGGCAAAAAGCAAGCACCAGACCTTCCTCCTGTTCTTGATCATCATACCCTTCTGGACCAACTCCCTGATCCGCATCTATGCCTGGATCTCCATACTATCGAGTGAAGGATTTCTCAATTCTCTTCTGAAGAACCTTGGGCTGATCGATCAGAGCCTCTCCCTGATTTACAACAACCAGGCAGTCATTGTTGTCCTGATCTACATGTATCTCCCCTTTGCGATTCTTCCGCTCTTCACGACCATAGACAAGTTCGACTTTGCCTTGCTCGATGCAGCCAGGGATCTTGGGGCAACCAAGCTGGAGTCGATCATCAAGGTCATGATTCCCAATATCAAGAGCGGAGTAAGTACTGCCTTCATTTTCACCTTCATTCCTATCTTTGGTGCCTACACCGTACCACTCCTGGTTGGCGGCAAGGACTCCACCATGATCGGAAATATCATCGTCGACCAAGTCTCCAAGACCAGGAACTGGCCTCTTGCCTCTGCCTTCTCCATGGTACTGACCCTGATCTCCCTCATTGGAGTATTCTGGATGCTGTACAGCGGAAAGAGAGAGCTTCACCAGAAGAAGAGCAATCAACAGGCACTCGAGCAGAATATCAAGCTGCACCACAGCTCACGGGGGAAGAGATGA
- a CDS encoding ABC transporter ATP-binding protein, whose protein sequence is MKGVEVTAQRVSRSYGDFKALDDVSVQIKRGEFFSLLGPSGCGKTTLLRIIAGFDYPDSGNVAFDNKDILPLPPEKRQANTVFQTYALFPHLTVYENIAFPLRLRRTDKAIVEQKVMEYVKLVQLEEHIYKKPSMLSGGQKQRVAIARALINEPAVLLLDEPLSALDAKLRQNLLVELDLIHDKVGITFIYVTHDQSEALSVSDRIAVMNKGKVLQIGTPYEIYEAPATRFVASFIGESNIFPCTVLSCEPQGEEYLLRVEVPQLQGEVYVTDSEAQEVGSSLDFTVRPEKIRISPNPPRSNNATMNTFKGIVEEPIYSGFQSKFFVKLEKEPDTLVKVFKQHTVFLEEGPEIQWKDTVYVSWSANDGYLVKDTEQ, encoded by the coding sequence TTGAAAGGTGTTGAAGTAACTGCTCAACGGGTATCCCGTTCCTATGGTGATTTCAAGGCTCTTGATGATGTAAGCGTACAAATCAAGAGGGGAGAATTCTTCTCGCTGTTGGGTCCTTCTGGTTGTGGCAAGACCACACTGCTGAGGATTATCGCTGGATTCGATTATCCGGACTCGGGAAACGTTGCCTTCGACAACAAGGACATCCTCCCCCTACCCCCTGAGAAACGTCAGGCAAATACCGTCTTCCAGACCTATGCACTGTTCCCCCATCTCACTGTCTACGAGAATATTGCTTTCCCGTTGCGACTTCGTCGTACCGATAAGGCAATCGTGGAACAGAAAGTCATGGAATATGTAAAACTGGTACAACTGGAAGAACATATTTACAAGAAACCTTCCATGCTCAGTGGAGGGCAAAAACAACGAGTAGCTATCGCACGTGCCCTGATCAATGAACCAGCGGTACTACTGCTTGATGAACCGCTTTCAGCCCTGGATGCAAAACTGAGACAGAACCTGTTGGTTGAACTCGACCTTATCCATGATAAGGTCGGCATCACATTCATCTATGTAACCCACGACCAGAGTGAAGCCCTCTCTGTATCTGATCGTATTGCAGTCATGAACAAGGGCAAGGTATTGCAGATAGGAACTCCCTACGAAATCTATGAAGCTCCAGCAACCAGATTTGTTGCCAGCTTCATCGGAGAGTCCAATATATTCCCTTGTACCGTACTCTCCTGTGAACCACAGGGAGAGGAGTACCTCCTACGTGTTGAGGTCCCTCAGCTGCAGGGTGAAGTGTATGTAACTGATTCAGAGGCCCAGGAAGTGGGGTCTTCACTCGACTTTACCGTCCGCCCAGAGAAAATCAGGATTTCGCCCAATCCTCCACGAAGCAACAATGCTACCATGAACACTTTCAAGGGTATTGTGGAAGAACCCATCTATTCAGGATTCCAATCGAAGTTCTTTGTCAAATTGGAGAAAGAACCTGACACACTGGTGAAAGTATTCAAGCAGCACACAGTATTCTTGGAAGAAGGCCCTGAGATCCAGTGGAAGGATACGGTCTATGTGAGCTGGAGTGCAAACGACGGCTACCTGGTGAAGGACACGGAGCAATGA